The Eurosta solidaginis isolate ZX-2024a chromosome 4, ASM4086904v1, whole genome shotgun sequence genome includes a window with the following:
- the LOC137248389 gene encoding probable methylmalonate-semialdehyde/malonate-semialdehyde dehydrogenase [acylating], mitochondrial, whose product MSLVRLIGAECRLLASRSYSSASATTKMFIDGKFVESETTEWIDLHNPATNEVINRVPKCTQAEMQAALESNKKAFKPWSQQSVLSRQQVMFKLQALIKDNMDKLAKNITIEQGKTLADAEGDVLRGLQVVEHSCSIPSLAMGETVSNVARDMDTYSLVLPLGVTAGIAPFNFPAMIPLWMFPVAITLGNTMLLKPSERVPGSTMLLMELLNDAGCPPGVVNVIHGQHEAVNFICDAPEIKAVSFVGSDTAGKYIYERAGKNGKRVQSNMGAKNHGVIMSDANKENTLNQLAGAAFGAAGQRCMALSTAVFVGEAQEWIPDLVERAKKLKVNAGHLPGTDVGPVISAQSKQRIHELIESGVKEGAKLLLDGRNLKVPGYESGYFVGPSILSDVRPAMRCYKKEIFGPVLIILKADTLDEAIETVNANPYGNGTAIFTTNGATARKFVNEIDVGQVGVNVPIPVPLPMFSFTGTRGSFRGDQHFYGKMGIKFYTQTKTVTQLWRETDVTHAKAAVAMPTMK is encoded by the exons TGCCGCCTATTGGCTAGCCGCAGCTATTCCTCCGCTTCGGCTACCACAAAAATGTTCATAGATGGCAAATTCGTAGAATCAGAGACCACAGAATGGATCGACTTGCACAATCCAGCTACCAACGAAGTAATTAACCGAGTGCCAAAGTGCACACAGGCTGAGATGCAAGCTGCGTTGGAGTCGAACAAGAAGGCCTTCAAGCCATGGAGTCAACAATCTGTTTTGTCACGTCAACAGGTCATGTTCAAGCTTCAAGCTCTAATCAAGGATAATATGGACAAATTAGCCAAGAATATTACGATAGAACAAGGCAAGACTTTGGCCGATGCAGAAGGTGATGTGTTGCGTGGTTTAC AGGTTGTAGAACACTCCTGCAGCATACCTTCACTCGCCATGGGCGAAACTGTGTCCAACGTGGCACGCGACATGGATACCTACTCGTTGGTCTTGCCTTTGGGCGTCACTGCCGGTATTGCACCATTCAATTTCCCCGCCATGATTCCACTTTGGATGTTCCCTGTTGCCATCACTTTGGGTAACACCATGCTGTTGAAACCTTCTGAGCGTGTGCCCGGTTCGACTATGCTGTTAATGGAGTTGCTAAATGATGCTGGTTGTCCACCTGGTGTGGTGAATGTTATTCATGGACAACACGAGGCAGTCAATTTCATTTGTGATGCACCCGAAATCAAAGCCGTATCCTTTGTGGGCTCCGACACTGCTGGCAAATATATCTACGAGCGTGCTGGCAAGAATGGCAAACGCGTACAAAGCAACATGGGCGCTAAGAACCACGGTGTAATCATGTCTGACGCCAATAAAGAGAATACGTTGAATCAACTGGCTGGTGCCGCTTTCGGTGCTGCCGGTCAACGCTGTATGGCACTTTCCACAGCAGTATTCGTAGGTGAAGCACAAGAATGGATCCCCGATTTGGTTGAGCGTGCTAAGAAGCTAAAGGTAAACGCTGGCCATTTACCCGGCACGGATGTTGGTCCCGTGATTAGCGCGCAATCAAAGCAGCGTATACACGAGCTAATTGAATCTGGTGTTAAGGAAGGAGCTAAGCTGTTACTTGATGGACGCAACCTTAAAGTGCCTGGTTACGAGTCTGGTTACTTCGTTGGACCCAGCATTTTGTCTGATGTCAGACCTGCGATGCGTTGTTATAAGAAGGAAATCTTTGGTCCTGTTTTGATTATATTGAAAGCCGACACGCTCGATGAAGCAATTGAGACTGTAAATGCCAATCCCTATGGCAATGGCACTGCGATTTTCACCACCAATGGCGCTACGGCACGCAAATTCGTTAATGAGATTGATGTAGGGCAAGTGGGTGTGAATGTGCCGATACCCGTGCCACTACCTATGTTCTCGTTCACTGGCACACGCGGCTCCTTCCGTGGTGACCAACACTTCTACGGCAAAATGGGCATCAAATTCTATACACAGACCAAGACGGTAACACAATTGTGGCGCGAAACGGACGTGACGCACGCAAAGGCAGCAGTGGCGATGCCTACCATGAAGTAG